A window of Novosphingobium terrae contains these coding sequences:
- a CDS encoding fatty acid desaturase family protein: MTIAQRTVEAAPIPAPAAPGQQNQEDAALLTTAAQVARQFTGPKPAIYWTDLLLTITIGYGALLALLNRPFDLAAAGCFVVAVLALYRAESFIHELTHIPFRKMRSFHIGWNLLVGIPLLTPSFMYEGVHNQHHLRTSYGTPRDPEYLPLAGAGWGKVAGFTGLAALAPIGLFLRFAILAPVGLLNPQWRRAIVARFSALAINPDYRRTQPKPEVYHRWLLLEAGCTIWALCALALVLTHLVSLRSVALVFAVVMGVALINQVRTLGAHVWKNETGEAMSLTAQFADSVNVPPPALLPMLWAPVGLRYHALHHLLPSLPYHDLGKAHRLLADQFGKGKTYHGSSYPSLLSTVRSWVGSGTARTR, translated from the coding sequence ATGACGATCGCCCAAAGGACTGTCGAAGCCGCCCCCATCCCGGCGCCTGCTGCCCCCGGCCAGCAGAACCAGGAGGATGCGGCCCTGCTGACCACCGCCGCCCAGGTGGCGCGCCAGTTCACAGGCCCGAAGCCCGCGATCTACTGGACCGACCTGCTGCTCACGATCACCATCGGCTATGGCGCCCTGCTGGCGCTGCTCAACCGGCCTTTCGATCTGGCCGCGGCGGGATGCTTTGTCGTGGCGGTGCTCGCGCTCTACCGGGCCGAGAGCTTCATTCATGAGCTGACGCATATCCCGTTCCGCAAGATGCGCAGCTTTCATATCGGCTGGAACCTGCTGGTGGGGATTCCGCTGCTGACGCCCTCCTTCATGTATGAGGGCGTCCACAATCAGCATCATCTGCGTACCAGCTACGGCACGCCGCGCGATCCGGAATATCTGCCGCTGGCCGGCGCCGGATGGGGCAAGGTGGCGGGCTTCACCGGCCTTGCCGCCCTGGCGCCCATCGGTCTGTTCCTTCGTTTCGCGATTCTGGCGCCTGTCGGGCTTTTGAATCCGCAGTGGCGCCGTGCCATCGTGGCCCGCTTCTCTGCCCTTGCCATCAACCCGGATTATCGCCGCACCCAGCCCAAGCCGGAGGTCTATCACCGCTGGCTGCTGCTTGAAGCGGGCTGCACGATCTGGGCCCTCTGCGCCCTGGCGCTGGTGCTGACGCATCTTGTGTCGCTGCGCAGTGTGGCGCTGGTTTTCGCCGTGGTGATGGGCGTTGCGCTGATCAATCAGGTCAGGACGCTGGGCGCGCATGTCTGGAAGAATGAAACCGGCGAAGCCATGAGCCTGACCGCGCAATTCGCCGATTCCGTCAATGTCCCCCCGCCCGCGCTGCTGCCGATGCTCTGGGCGCCTGTGGGGCTGCGCTATCATGCGCTTCACCATCTTCTGCCGTCCCTGCCCTATCATGATCTGGGCAAGGCGCATCGCCTGCTGGCCGACCAGTTCGGCAAGGGCAAGACCTACCACGGCAGCAGCTATCCCAGCCTGCTGTCCACCGTGCGCAGCTGGGTGGGCAGCGGAACGGCCAGGACCCGCTAA
- a CDS encoding Leu/Phe/Val dehydrogenase, giving the protein MVQSPSHNNPADHLPEHLQMIDDPASGALGVIALHSTALGPAAGGCRFWHYASDQDALNDAIRLARGMSYKNALAGLPFGGGKAVLQRPAGAFDRKALFTAFAEAVEALGGQYVTAEDVGTSVEDMEVVASHTRHVAGLTRRAGRAGGDPSPWTALGIFKSMQAAASHALGRDLDQLTVAVQGTGNVGAHLCSLLHEAGARLIVADIDPARARAVAEAHGAQVVSVDEIVSVGADVFSPCALGAGLNAQTIPLLKAALVCGGANNQLATPEDGDALFQRGIAYAPDYVVNAGGIINVSAEYLGETVEQVQARIDTIPARVEQILQQAARDKRPSHAIADSMAREVIAAAQQRVPA; this is encoded by the coding sequence ATGGTGCAGTCCCCCAGCCACAACAATCCTGCCGATCATCTGCCCGAGCATCTCCAGATGATCGATGATCCCGCCAGCGGCGCGCTGGGGGTGATTGCGCTCCATTCGACGGCGCTTGGCCCGGCGGCGGGCGGTTGCCGCTTCTGGCATTACGCCTCCGATCAGGATGCGCTGAACGACGCCATCCGTCTGGCGCGCGGCATGAGCTACAAGAATGCGCTGGCCGGCCTGCCCTTCGGCGGCGGCAAGGCTGTCTTGCAGCGGCCTGCCGGTGCCTTCGACCGCAAGGCGCTGTTCACCGCCTTTGCCGAGGCGGTCGAGGCGCTGGGCGGCCAATATGTCACCGCCGAGGATGTGGGCACCAGCGTGGAGGATATGGAGGTGGTGGCCAGCCATACCCGCCATGTGGCCGGGCTGACCCGCCGCGCGGGCCGTGCGGGTGGCGATCCTTCGCCATGGACCGCGCTGGGCATCTTCAAATCCATGCAGGCCGCCGCCAGCCACGCGCTGGGCCGCGACCTCGATCAGCTGACCGTGGCGGTGCAGGGCACGGGCAATGTCGGCGCGCATCTGTGTTCGCTGCTGCATGAGGCCGGGGCACGCCTGATCGTGGCCGATATCGATCCGGCCCGCGCCCGCGCGGTGGCCGAGGCCCATGGCGCGCAGGTGGTCTCTGTCGATGAGATCGTCAGCGTCGGGGCCGATGTCTTTTCGCCCTGCGCGCTGGGCGCCGGGCTCAACGCGCAGACCATCCCTCTGCTCAAGGCCGCTCTGGTCTGCGGCGGCGCCAACAACCAGCTGGCGACCCCCGAGGATGGCGACGCCCTGTTCCAGCGCGGCATCGCCTATGCGCCCGATTATGTGGTCAATGCGGGCGGGATCATCAATGTCTCCGCCGAATATCTGGGCGAAACCGTCGAGCAGGTGCAGGCGCGCATCGACACCATCCCGGCCCGGGTCGAGCAGATCCTGCAGCAGGCCGCGCGTGACAAGCGCCCCAGCCACGCCATCGCCGACAGCATGGCACGCGAGGTGATCGCCGCGGCCCAGCAGCGCGTGCCGGCCTGA
- a CDS encoding TonB family protein, giving the protein MLTVDRISPLPSREGRALVCALLLLALQPGTVEAQAALPVMGARADLRADPDCHLTKIVEVPMEFVQNHYVVNALLNGRPAKVMVDTGAMSSGLLFSAIEALGLSHDVDTSLVLSGAGGKIPAQFPAIVHSFKVGGIDFQDVSTPGLPMLATDAAAGPVGLMGANLLSRYDVEFNFPNSTMALWSAQGCKSLLVPWQGRITAFRAHRIRGNAFVIPVVLNGHVVQALLDTGSDASMLAREAALAAGVTPEALEADRPGARYGVSGKVMKSHLHHFETLRIGPEIFRDAGVIVADDMKSDDVDMLLGLDFMRRRRIWVSYTTDEVFIQALPAATTPGNVPPPAAAPHMASEPVVQIMRHDGAVAPTPTPASAPASGLPNRRAMPIGNPASWLTSERYPSAALRMGEQGVVGFGLTIDHNGQVIGCNITRSSGSPSLNAGTCAIMMMHGQFSPATDADGKPTVGTYTSSVHWTMPPDKQVAVAPAMRPPAP; this is encoded by the coding sequence ATGCTGACCGTGGACCGGATATCTCCTTTGCCATCCCGAGAGGGCCGCGCCCTTGTCTGCGCCCTTCTGCTGCTCGCGCTTCAGCCGGGCACCGTGGAAGCGCAGGCGGCGCTTCCTGTCATGGGCGCCCGGGCTGATCTTCGCGCCGATCCCGATTGCCACCTCACCAAGATCGTCGAGGTGCCGATGGAATTTGTGCAGAACCATTACGTGGTGAATGCCTTGCTCAATGGAAGGCCGGCCAAAGTGATGGTCGATACCGGTGCAATGAGTTCAGGCCTGCTGTTCAGCGCGATCGAGGCGCTGGGGCTCTCGCATGATGTGGACACATCGCTGGTCCTGTCTGGCGCTGGCGGCAAGATCCCGGCGCAGTTTCCAGCCATTGTCCATTCCTTCAAGGTGGGCGGCATCGACTTCCAGGATGTCTCAACCCCCGGGCTGCCCATGCTTGCCACGGATGCGGCGGCGGGGCCTGTTGGCCTGATGGGGGCGAACCTGCTGTCCAGATATGATGTGGAGTTCAATTTTCCCAACAGCACCATGGCGCTGTGGTCAGCGCAGGGATGCAAGAGCCTGCTTGTGCCGTGGCAAGGCCGGATCACGGCGTTTCGGGCTCATCGCATCCGTGGCAATGCCTTTGTGATCCCGGTTGTTCTCAATGGCCATGTTGTCCAAGCGCTGCTCGACACGGGCTCCGATGCCAGCATGTTGGCGCGCGAGGCGGCGCTGGCGGCCGGCGTGACACCCGAAGCGCTCGAAGCCGACAGGCCGGGCGCCCGATATGGCGTGAGCGGCAAGGTCATGAAAAGCCATCTCCATCACTTCGAGACCCTGCGCATCGGGCCGGAAATCTTTCGGGATGCCGGGGTCATCGTTGCTGACGATATGAAGTCGGACGATGTCGATATGCTCCTGGGCCTCGATTTCATGCGGCGCCGCCGGATCTGGGTGTCCTACACCACGGATGAGGTGTTCATACAGGCGCTCCCTGCGGCGACCACGCCCGGGAATGTGCCGCCTCCTGCCGCCGCGCCGCACATGGCAAGCGAGCCGGTTGTGCAAATCATGCGGCATGATGGTGCGGTTGCGCCAACACCCACGCCAGCCTCGGCACCGGCATCAGGGCTGCCAAACCGGCGCGCCATGCCGATCGGGAATCCGGCCAGCTGGCTGACGTCAGAGAGATATCCCAGCGCCGCCTTGCGGATGGGGGAGCAAGGCGTGGTCGGTTTCGGGCTGACCATCGATCACAACGGTCAGGTGATCGGCTGTAACATCACGCGATCGAGCGGATCGCCCTCGCTGAATGCCGGCACCTGCGCGATTATGATGATGCATGGGCAATTTTCCCCCGCCACGGATGCGGATGGCAAGCCGACCGTGGGCACATACACCAGCTCGGTCCATTGGACGATGCCTCCGGACAAGCAGGTTGCCGTCGCACCCGCGATGCGTCCGCCCGCCCCGTGA